A genomic region of Nymphalis io chromosome 3, ilAglIoxx1.1, whole genome shotgun sequence contains the following coding sequences:
- the LOC126781144 gene encoding protein unzipped, whose product MKKTKNCGSGWWVVLLTATLAVGTLADAGVGLFNARLKQVTTSSTLKWGNLKKEAMEYYVAGAESQQGPIYVCRTRHEGDMLLGQLRPDYTSCAVSGSKSYNVFEVLENIENASLIMWKPWNKFNSKPSGAVVGDSSGDSVFIGRMKAESGFSHNIGRIIYESTVGFLFTFDEKNKELEENSGEILVEIEPLSYKLENVELDLETQHERQTDPQVYEERILRNDGDAGATVTTEIEYKYNYTLSWGHGHGIAIGLNTTIEMSDGTLLQQIEWANPFSEERKELYKLEKYLEPGTACNVTFRGNNTDRDVLYTAKLVTYYKDNNARSRQMRGERIENTVEVEAIYGEIYYTVNNTLVPTTTTTTTTTTSTTTTTTQAPVPVPPSVERNDVGMIMDSNDILGDSGEDMVKAPPVKEDINRSVVGGLGSNPNGASSDKIIILTLFVSLFALLL is encoded by the exons ATGAAGAAGACGAAAAATTGTGGGAGTGGGTGGTGGGTGGTGTTACTGACAGCCACGCTCGCAGTGGGGACACTAGCTGATGCTGGCGTAGGTCTCTTTAATGCTAGACTTAAACAAGTTACCACCTCCAGCACTCTGAAATGGGGTAATTTGAAAAAAGAGGCAATGGAATATTACGTCGCAGGAGCTGAGTCTCAACAag GACCCATATATGTGTGCAGAACTCGACATGAAGGTGATATGCTTTTGGGACAACTTAGGCCGGACTACACTTCCTGTGCCGTATCAGGAAGTAAAAGTTACAACGTATTTGAAGTGTTGGAAAATATTGAGAATGCCTCTTTAATCATGTGGAAACCGTGGAACAAATTTAACTCAAAACCTAGCGGCGCGGTTGTTGGGGACTCTTCTGGTGATTCTGTTTTTATAGGACGAATGAAAGCGGAAAGTGGTTTTTCACATAACATCGGAAGAATCATATATGAAAGTACTGTAGGATTTTTGTTTACCTtcgatgaaaaaaataaagaacttGAAGAAAACAGTGGAGAAATTCTAGTGGAAATCGAACCATTGAGTTATAAATTGGAAAATGTCGAGTTGGATTTGGAGACGCAGCACGAAAGACAGACTGATCCTCAAGTGTACGAGGAACGAATTTTGAGAAACGACGGTGATGCGGGTGCCACGGTCACAACAGAAATTGAATACAAATACAACTACACTTTGTCATGGGGGCATGGTCATGGAATTGCTATTGGGTTAAATACAACCATAGAAATGAGCGACGGTACTTTATTACAACAAATAGAATGGGCTAATCCATTTTCAGAAGAAAGAAAAGAATTGTACAAATTGGAAAAATACCTTGAACCAGGAACAGCTTGCAATGTAACGTTCAGAGGTAATAACACTGATCGTGACGTACTCTATACGGCCAAATTGGTAACATACTACAAAGATAACAATGCGCGATCGAGACAAATGAGAGGAGAGCGAATCGAGAACACGGTTGAGGTCGAAGCAATTTACGGTGAAATTTACTATACAGTTAATAATACACTCGTGCCCACAACGACGACCACCACTACCACTACCACCTCGACCACTACGACTACCACTCAAGCACCGGTACCTGTACCACCATCGGTCGAGAGAAACGATGTCGGCATGATAATGGACAGTAACGATATATTAGGTGATAGCGGCGAGGATATGGTAAAAGCACCACCCGTGAAGGAAGACATCAATCGCTCTGTGGTCGGGGGTCTGGGTAGCAATCCAAACGGTGCCAGCAGCGATAAGATCATTATCTTAACATTATTCGTATCGTTATTCGCTcttttgctttaa